A genomic stretch from Aedes albopictus strain Foshan chromosome 2, AalbF5, whole genome shotgun sequence includes:
- the LOC134288862 gene encoding basic proline-rich protein-like, translating into MSSGIRNRKNRILAGIPPGIPPEIPPEIPQGFPPGIPLGYPPGIPPRIPPEIPPEIRQGIPPGIPPGILPRIHSEISPRTPPKILAGIPPEIPPGIPPEITPGIPPGICPGIPPRIRPEVPPGNRPGVPPGIRPGVPPGIRPGVPPGIRPGVPPGIPPEIPPGIPPGIPPGIPPGIPPGIPPGIPPGIPPGIPPEIPPGIPPGIPPGIPPGIPPGIPPGIPPGIPPGIPPGISPGISPGIPPGIPPGIPPGIPPGIPPGIPPGIPPGIPPGIPPGIPPGIPPGIPPGIPPGIPPGIPPGIPPGIPPGIPPGIPPGIPPGIPPGIPPGIPPGIPPGIPPGIPPGIPPGIPPGIPPGIPPGIPPGIPPGIPPGIPPGIPPGIPPGIPPGIPPGIPPGIPPGIPPGIPPGIPPGIPPGIPPGIPPGIPPGIPPGIPPGIPPGIPPGIPPGIPPGIPPGIPPGIPPGIPPGIPPGIPPGIPPGIPPGIPPGIPPGIPPGIPPGIPPGIPPGIPPGIPPGIPPGIPPGIPPGIPPGIPPGIPPGIPPGIPPGIPPGIPPGIPPGIPPGIPPGIPPGIPPGIPPGIPPGIPPGIPPGIPPGIPPGIPPGIPPGIPPGIPPGIPPGIPPGIPPGIPPGIPPGIPPGIPPGIPPGIPPGIPPGIPPGIPPGIPPGIPPGIPPGIPPGIPPGIPPGIPPGIPPGIPPGIPPGIPPGIPPGIPPGIPPGIPPGIPPGIPPGIPPGIPPGIPPGIPPGIPPGIPPGIPPGIPPGIPPGIPPGIPPGIPPGIPPGIPPGIPPGIPPGIPPGIPPGIPPEIPPG; encoded by the exons ATGTCTAGTGGGATCCGGAACAGGAAAAATAG gattcttgcagggattcctccgggaattcctccagaaattcccccagagattcctcaaggttttcccccagggattcctctcggatatcccccagggattcctccaagaattcctccagaaattcccccagagattcgtcaaggtattcccccagggattcctccaggaattctcccaaggatacattcagagatttctccaagaactcctccaaaaattcttgcaggaattcctccagagattccaccaggaattcctccagagataactccaggaattcctccagggatttgtccgggaattcctccaaggattcgtcctgaagttcctccagggaatcgtcctggagttcctccagggattcgtcctggagttcctccagggattcgtcctggagttcctccagggattcgtcctggagttcctccagggattcctccagagattcctccagggattcctccagggattcctccagggattcctccagggattcctccagggattcctccagggattcctccagggattcctccagggattcctccagagattcctccagggattcctccagggattcctccagggattcctccagggattcctccagggattcctccagggattcctccagggattcctccaggtattcctccagggatttctccagggatttctccagggattcctccagggattcctccagggattcctccggggattcctccagggattcctccggggattcctccagggattcctccggggattcctccagggattcctccggggattcctccagggattcctccggggattcctccagggattcctccggggattcctccagggattcctccggggattcctccagggattcctccggggattcctccagggattcctccggggattcctccagggattcctccggggattcctccggggattcctccagggattcctccggggattcctccagggattcctccggggattcctccagggattcctccggggattcctccagggattcctccggggattcctccagggattcctccggggattcctccagggattcctccggggattcctccagggattcctccggggattcctccagggattcctccggggattcctccagggattcctccggggattcctccagggattcctccggggattcctccagggattcctccggggattcctccagggattcctccggggattcctccagggattcctccggggattcctccagggattcctccggggattcctccagggattcctccggggattcctccagggattcctccggggattcctccagggattcctccggggattcctccagggattcctccggggattcctccagggattcctccggggattcctccagggattcctccggggattcctccagggattcctccggggattcctccagggattcctccggggattcctccagggattcctccggggattcctccagggattcctccggggattcctccagggattcctccggggattcctccggggattcctccagggattcctccggggattcctccagggattcctccggggattcctccagggattcctccggggattcctccagggattcctccggggattcctccagggattcctccggggattcctccagggattcctccggggattcctccagggattcctccggggattcctccagggattcctccagggattcctccagggattcctccagggattcctccagggattcctccagggattcctccagggattcctccagggattcctccagggattcctccagggattcctccagggattcctccagggattcctccagggattcctccagggattcctccagggattcctccagggattcctccagggattcctccagggattcctccagggattcctccagggattcctccagggattcctccagggattcctccagggattcctccagggattcctccagggattcctccagggattcctccagggattcctccagggattcctccagggattcctccagggattcctccagggattcctccagggattcctccagggattcctccagggattcctccagggattcctccagggattcctccagggattcctccagggattcctccagggattcctccagggattcctccagggattcctccagggattcctccagggattcctccagggattcctccaggaattcctccagggattcctccaggaattcctccagggattcctccaggaattcctccagggattcctccaggaattcctccagggattcctccaggaattcctccagggattcctccagaaattcctccaggg